A window of the Zonotrichia leucophrys gambelii isolate GWCS_2022_RI chromosome 18, RI_Zleu_2.0, whole genome shotgun sequence genome harbors these coding sequences:
- the UBALD2 gene encoding UBA-like domain-containing protein 2, translated as MSVNMEELRHQVMINQFVLAAGCAADQAKQLLQAAHWQFETALSAFFQETNIPSSHHPPQMMCTPSNTPATPPNFPDALAMFSKLRTSESLQSSNSPITSMACSPPGSFSPFWASSPPSHQPSWLPPSSPTAHGLHHHLHHGQPSWPPTPPAPAPPQKAVATMDGQR; from the exons aTGTCCGTCAACATGGAGGAGCTGCGGCACCAGGTGATGATCAACCAGTTCGTGCTGGCGGCGGGCTGCGCCGCCGACCAggccaagcagctgctgcaggcggCACACTGGCAGTTTGAG ACAGCCCTCAGCGCCTTCTTCCAGGAGACCAACATTCCCAGCAGCCACCACCCCCCCCAGATG ATGTGCACCCCCAGCAACACGCCGGCCACGCCGCCCAACTTCCCGGACGCGCTGGCCATGTTCTCCAAGCTGCGCACCTCggagagcctgcagagcagcaacaGCCCCATCACCTCCATGGCCTGCTCCCCCCCGGGCAGCTTCAGCCCCTTCTGGGCCTCCTCTCCCCCCAGCCACCAGCCCTCGTGGCTGCCCCCGTCGTCGCCCACGGCCCACGGCCTACACCACCACCTGCACCACGGGCAGCCCTCCTGGCCGCCcacccccccggcccccgcccccccaCAGAAAGCCGTGGCCACCATGGATGGGCAGAGAtaa
- the LOC135455260 gene encoding uncharacterized protein LOC135455260, translating to MGKSVKWGDRGGTDMGQADMGQEDMEQIKKEELEMDIAEVEALPSSLDSRPEMTSTGEIREEETKMGISKAPPHAQMKISDGTTSEMHPGAPGSGAPVQRVQSVRGVPGSQDLWVPSESVAGPSSRLPTTKEPREGGLRMEAYPAEPGMMFLRVPSAEYAPCDPLVKMSAQRPGVVPSTPPAAPGLSMRMPRLRRPDQRDEAADGYTRRSPMYSGGKHTSVSPVQRMEPLLPDPNLPGTYELMGKDGVVYRGRIVPE from the exons ATGGGGAAGAGTGTGAAATGGGGTGACAGAGGAGGGACTGACATGGGACAGGCTGACATGGGACAGGAGGACATGGAACAGATCAAGAAGGAAGAGTTGGAgatggacattgctgaggtagaggctcttcccagctccctggacAGTCGCCCTGAGATGACCAGCACGGGAGAGATCAGGGAAGAAGAGACCAAGATGGGCATCTCCAAG GCTCCTCCCCATGCTCAGATGAAGATTTCAGATGGCACCACCTCAGAAATGCATCCAGGAGCCCCTGGCAGCGGTGCCCCAGTCCAGAGGGTGCAGTCAGTCCGAGGTGTCCCAGGATCCCAGGACCTCTGGGTGCCATCTGAGAGCGTGGCTGGGCCCAGCAG CAGGCTCCCAACAACCAAGGAACCTCGAGAAGGCGGCCTCAGGATGGAGGCGTACCCAGCTGAACCTGGCAT GATGTTCCTGAGGGTGCCCTCTGCCGAGTACGCACCTTGCGACCCGCTGGTGAAGATGTCTGCACA ACGCCCTGGGGTCGTCCCGTCCACGCCGCCGGCAGCCCCCGGGCTCTCCATGCGCATGCCCCGCCTGCGCAGGCCGGACCAGAG GGACGAGGCAGCCGACGGCTACACCCGCCGGTCCCCGATGTACTCCGGCGGCAAACACACCAGCGTCAGCCCCGTGCAGCGCATGGAGCCCCTGCTCCCGGACCCCAACCTG cccgGCACGTACGAACTGATGGGCAAGGACGGAGTCGTGTACCGGGGCCGGATAGTCCCGGAATGA